The following coding sequences are from one Neurospora crassa OR74A linkage group I, whole genome shotgun sequence window:
- the chit-1 gene encoding chitinase-1 translates to MHKSLVAAAVLAATARAHTLTEAKVNVYWGQRGDARLRDHCDQANFDYVTIGAHCDATYYTNGTTSGHMNGKCSVVASDIKHCQEKGKKVLLSLDGVEHMGSRFSLSSEAKAEEFASFLWGAFGPYDAKWTGPRPFDFAGHRVSVDGFNLDGELKLNGAGEGAYAAMAKKLRELYNGNAELLLTAAPGCSLDDVKMKAIFDNAQFDALFIQFYNNPSCEAASASGFNYLQWEKAIAAGMSKEAKLFIGLAGASDAAGSGYIEPLEAAALINTYKTRSSFGGAMVLDAFRGQTLANGMTFLDVINTVVSSAEAVDLSSEFCEDESALPKVPSVTEGSAGGFFTVADPSAITSGPVVLPSGGSSVLPTGGSSEDEVCEDENVIPKVPSVTDGAHEVNPTIVDTSIITSVPVALPSGDRSEIIGGSPATEDDVCEGEIMTEDPLRSGVVPSGVMPTGALPSGVLPSGDRSDIIGAIPSGSIPLGSAPSGLVPSGSIPLGSAPSGLVPSGSIPLGSAPSGLVPSGAVPSGSIPLGSVPSGDRSDIIGAIPSGSIPLGSVPSGVVPSGDRSEIIGSPADEDDVCEGEDPVRSGLVPSGAVPTGDRSDIIGAIPSGSIPLGSAPSGLVPSGAVPSGDRSEIIGAIPSGSIPLGSVPSGAVPSGDRSEIIGAIPSGSIPLGSAPSGAVPSGLVPSGIVPSGAVPSGDRSEIIGSPADEDDYCEGEITPEDPVRSGLVPSGIVPTGAVPTGLVPSGGVIGSTVPGGVIPSGVAPGGILPSGVVSSVGSKVTGPIDGDNVALPSVGLPSGGVIASGVVPSGVVPSGVVSSIGSKVTGPIDGDNVALPSVGLPSGAIASGVIPSGVIPSGIVPSGVVSSIGSKVTGPIDGDNVALPSVGLPSGDLPSGVVPSGVVPSGVLSSVGSKITGPINGHNVAVPSAGVPSGVVPSGILSNVGSKVTGPIDGNNVVPTGILPSGSVPSGVVSSVVSMVTADPINGDKIADPSAVTAPAEWTTSTIYATTTSTITSCAPEVTDCPAKIGQVTTVTVPIGVTVCPVTATETAARAPTGIFTSVPAESIPAGFTTSTVYSTTTSTIASCAPEMTDCAGKIGQVTTVIVPVGVTVCPVTATETAATETAARAPTGIMTSVPVESIPAGYTTSTVYSTATSTIASCAPEMTDCAGKIGQVTTIIVPVGVTVCPITEAFPPATSVPAAPAAVPTGAASVPAVSAVPTGGAGVPAVSAPAVPTGGAGVPAVSTPVVPSGVAGVPAVSAPAVPSGGADVPAVSAPAVPSGGADVPAVPSNGAPGAGVNKVATSSVVSVSSMPFTTITVAKPAASAPGAPGAPGAGVPAESAAVPAGGAPAVPSAVNAPVVPSGAVPTGTGVSVAPSSAASTYSMPAPPAQTEPVTGSEPSEVPVTAGAGRNVVAMGVPALVAALVLAL, encoded by the exons ATGCACAAAAGTCTAGTGGCAGCGGCCGTCTTGGCCGCTACCGCCCGGGCCCACACCCTCACCGAGGCCAAGGTCAACGTTTACTGGGGACAGAGGGGAGACGCCAGGCTCAGGGATCACTGCGACCAGGCCAACTTCGACTATGTCACTATTGGCGCTCACTGCGATGCCACCTACTACACGAACGGCACAACCAGCGGGCACATGAATGGCAAGTGCAGCGTCGTTGCGTCGGACATCAAGCACTGCcaggagaagggaaagaaggttCTGCTTTCCCTTGATGGTGTCGAGCACATGGGCTCGCGCTTTTCTCTGTCCAGCGAagccaaggccgaggagtTTGCCAGCTTCCTGTGGGGAGCCTTTGGACCCTACGATGCCAAGTGGACGGGACCCCGTCCTTTTGACTTTGCTGGTCACCGCGTCTCGGTTGATGGTTTCAACTTGGATGGCGAGCTCAAGCTCAACGGAG CCGGCGAAGGTGCTTATGCCGCCATGGCCAAGAAGCTTCGTGAGTTGTACAACGGCAACGCCGAGCTCCTTCTTACTGCCGCCCCCGGATGCTCGCTTGATGATGTCAAGATGAAGGCCATCTTCGACAACGCCCAGTTCGATGCCCTGTTCATCCAGTTCTACAACAACCCTAGCTGCGAGGCTGCCTCGGCCTCTGGCTTCAACTACCTCCAGTGGGAGAAGgccatcgccgccggcaTGAGCAAGGAGGCCAAGCTCTTCATCGGTCTTGCTGGAGCTTCTGATGCCGCTGGCTCTGGATATATCGAGCCCCTCGAGGCTGCTGCTCTGATCAACACCTACAAGACCCGCTCCTCTTTTGGCGGTGCCATGGTCTTGGATGCCTTCCGCGGCCAGACTTTGGCCAATGGAATGACTTTCCTCGATGTGATCAACACTGTTGTCTCCTCCGCCGAGGCTGTTGACCTGAGCTCTGAGTTCTGCGAGGACGAGTCTGCCCTTCCCAAGGTCCCCTCCGTCACCGAGGGTTCTGCCGGTGGCTTTTTCACTGTTGCTGACCCTTCCGCCATCACCTCTGGCCCCGTCGTTCTCCCCTCCGGTGGCAGCTCTGTTCTCCCCACCGGTGGTAGCTCTGAAGACGAGGTCTGCGAGGACGAGAATGTCATTCCCAAGGTCCCCTCCGTCACCGATGGCGCTCACGAGGTTAACCCCACCATTGTTGAtacttccatcatcacctctgTCCCCGTCGCTCTCCCCTCTGGCGACCGCTCCGAGATCATTGGCGGCAGCCCCGCTACCGAGGACGACGTCTGCGAAGGCGAAATTATGACCGAGGATCCTCTTCGCTCTGGCGTTGTTCCTAGCGGTGTTATGCCCACCGGTGCCCTTCCTTCCGGTGTCCTTCCCTCTGGCGACCGCTCCGACATCATTGGCGCCATTCCCTCTGGCTCTATTCCCCTTGGCTCTGCTCCCTCTGGCCTCGTTCCCTCTGGCTCTATTCCCCTCGGCTCTGCTCCCTCTGGCCTCGTTCCCTCTGGGTCTATTCCCCTTGGCTCTGCTCCCTCTGGCCTCGTCCCCTCTGGCGCCGTTCCCTCTGGCTCCATTCCCCTTGGTTCCGTCCCCTCTGGCGACCGCTCCGACATCATTGGCGCTATTCCCTCTGGATCCATTCCCCTTGGCTCCGTCCCCTCTGGCGTTGTTCCTTCTGGTGACCGCTCCGAGATTATTGGCAGCCCTGCTGATGAGGACGACGTTTGCGAAGGCGAGGACCCTGTTCGCTCTGGCCTTGTCCCCTCTGGTGCCGTTCCCACTGGCGACCGCTCCGACATCATTGGCGCTATTCCCTCTGGCTCCATTCCCCTTGGCTCTGCTCCCTCTGGCCTCGTTCCCTCTGGCGCTGTTCCTTCTGGTGACCGCTCTGAGATCATTGGTGCTATTCCCTCTGGCTCCATTCCCCTTGGCTCCGTTCCCTCTGGCGCCGTCCCCTCTGGTGACCGCTCCGAGATCATTGGCGCTATTCCCTCTGGCTCCATTCCCCTTGGCTCTGCTCCCTCTGGCGCCGTTCCCTCTGGCCTCGTTCCTTCTGGCATTGTTCCCTCTGGTGCCGTTCCCTCTGGCGACCGCTCCGAGATCATTGGCAGCCCCGCTGACGAGGACGATTATTGCGAAGGTGAGATTACGCCCGAGGACCCTGTTCGCTCTGGCCTTGTTCCTAGCGGCATTGTTCCGACTGGCGCCGTTCCCACTGGCCTCGTCCCCTCCGGCGGTGTCATCGGCAGCACCGTCCCCGGCGGTGTCATCCCCAGCGGCGTCGCCCCTGGCGGTATTTTGCCCTCCGGTGTCGTTTCCAGCGTTGGCTCCAAGGTAACCGGCCCTATCGATGGCGATAACGTTGCCCTCCCCAGCGTTGGTCTTCCCTCCGGTGGTGTTATTGCTTCCGGTGTTGTTCCTTCCGGCGTTGTTCCCTCCGGTGTCGTTTCCAGCATTGGCTCTAAGGTCACTGGTCCTATCGATGGCGATAACGTTGCCCTCCCCAGCGTCGGTCTTCCCTCCGGTGCTATTGCTTCCGGTGTTATTCCTTCCGGTGTTATTCCTTCCGGCATTGTTCCCTCCGGTGTCGTCTCCAGCATTGGCTCCAAGGTCACTGGCCCTATCGACGGCGATAACGTTGCTCTCCCTAGCGTTGGTCTTCCTTCTGGCGATCTTCCTTCTGGCGTTGTCCCCTCCGGTGTCGTTCCCTCTGGTGTTCTTTCCAGCGTTGGTTCCAAGATCACTGGCCCTATTAATGGCCACAACGTTGCCGTTCCTAGTGCTGGTGTTCCTTCCGGTGTTGTTCCCTCCGGTATCCTTTCCAACGTTGGCTCCAAGGTTACTGGCCCTATCGATGGCAATAACGTTGTCCCTACCGGTATCCTTCCTTCCGGCAGCGTTCCCTCCGGTGTTGTTTCTAGCGTTGTCTCCATGGTCACTGCTGATCCCATTAACGGCGACAAGATTGCTGACCCCTCTGCCGTCACCGCCCCCGCTGAGTGGACCACTTCGACCATCtatgccaccaccacctctacTATCACCAGCTGCGCTCCTGAGGTGACCGACTGCCCTGCTAAGATCGGCCAGGTCACCACTGTTACTGTCCCCATCGGCGTCACCGTCTGCCCCGTTACCGCCACCGAGACTGCCGCCCGCGCTCCTACTGGTATCTTTACCTCGGTCCCCGCCGAGTCGATTCCTGCTGGCTTCACTACCTCGACCGTTTACAGTACCACTACCTCCACCATCGCTAGCTGCGCTCCTGAGATGACCGACTGCGCTGGCAAGATTGGCCAAGTTACTACCGTTATTGTCCCTGTCGGCGTCACCGTTTGCCCCGTTACCGCCACCGAGACTGCCGCTACCGAGACTGCCGCCCGCGCTCCTACGGGCATCATGACCTCGGTCCCCGTCGAGTCGATCCCTGCTGGCTACACCACCTCGACCGTCTACAGCACTgccacctccaccatcgCTAGCTGTGCTCCTGAGATGACCGACTGCGCCGGCAAGATTGGCCaggtcaccaccatcatcgttCCCGTCGGCGTTACCGTCTGCCCCATCACCGAGGCCTTCCCTCCCGCTACCTCGGTCCCCGCCGCTCCCGCCGCTGTTCCTACTGGTGCTGCTAGCGTCCCTGCTGTCTCCGCTGTTCCCACCGGTGGTGCGGGTGTCCCTGCCGTCTCCGCTCCCGCTGTTCCCaccggtggtgctggtgttcCCGCCGTCTCCACCCCCGTTGTTCCCTCCGGTGTTGCTGGTGTTCCCGCCGTTTCCGCCCCCGCTGTTCCCTCCGGTGGTGCTGATGTCCCTGCGGTCTCCGCCCCTGCTGTTCCCTCCGGTGGTGCTGATGTCCCTGCCGTCCCCTCCAACGGTGCCCCCGGCGCTGGTGTTAACAAGGTCGCCACCTCCTCCGtcgtctccgtctcctccatgccattcaccaccatcaccgtcgCCAAGCCCGCCGCTTCCGCCCCCGGTGCTCCCGGTGCCCCTGGTGCTGGTGTCCCCGCCGAGTCCGCGGCTGTGCCCGCCGGTGGTGCCCCTGCCGTTCCCTCCGCCGTCAACGCTCCTGTTGTCCCCAGCGGCGCTGTCCCCACTGGCACCGGCGTCTCGGTTGCTCCCTCTAGCGCTGCCTCCACCTACAGCATGCCTGCGCCGCCTGCTCAGACCGAGCCTGTGACCGGCTCTGAGCCCTCGGAGGTTCCTGTCACTGCTGGCGCCGGACGCAACGTTGTTGCGATGGGTGTCCCTGCTTTGGTGGCTGCTTTGGTTCTTGCTTTGTAA
- the chit-1 gene encoding chitinase-1, variant, translating into MNGKCSVVASDIKHCQEKGKKVLLSLDGVEHMGSRFSLSSEAKAEEFASFLWGAFGPYDAKWTGPRPFDFAGHRVSVDGFNLDGELKLNGAGEGAYAAMAKKLRELYNGNAELLLTAAPGCSLDDVKMKAIFDNAQFDALFIQFYNNPSCEAASASGFNYLQWEKAIAAGMSKEAKLFIGLAGASDAAGSGYIEPLEAAALINTYKTRSSFGGAMVLDAFRGQTLANGMTFLDVINTVVSSAEAVDLSSEFCEDESALPKVPSVTEGSAGGFFTVADPSAITSGPVVLPSGGSSVLPTGGSSEDEVCEDENVIPKVPSVTDGAHEVNPTIVDTSIITSVPVALPSGDRSEIIGGSPATEDDVCEGEIMTEDPLRSGVVPSGVMPTGALPSGVLPSGDRSDIIGAIPSGSIPLGSAPSGLVPSGSIPLGSAPSGLVPSGSIPLGSAPSGLVPSGAVPSGSIPLGSVPSGDRSDIIGAIPSGSIPLGSVPSGVVPSGDRSEIIGSPADEDDVCEGEDPVRSGLVPSGAVPTGDRSDIIGAIPSGSIPLGSAPSGLVPSGAVPSGDRSEIIGAIPSGSIPLGSVPSGAVPSGDRSEIIGAIPSGSIPLGSAPSGAVPSGLVPSGIVPSGAVPSGDRSEIIGSPADEDDYCEGEITPEDPVRSGLVPSGIVPTGAVPTGLVPSGGVIGSTVPGGVIPSGVAPGGILPSGVVSSVGSKVTGPIDGDNVALPSVGLPSGGVIASGVVPSGVVPSGVVSSIGSKVTGPIDGDNVALPSVGLPSGAIASGVIPSGVIPSGIVPSGVVSSIGSKVTGPIDGDNVALPSVGLPSGDLPSGVVPSGVVPSGVLSSVGSKITGPINGHNVAVPSAGVPSGVVPSGILSNVGSKVTGPIDGNNVVPTGILPSGSVPSGVVSSVVSMVTADPINGDKIADPSAVTAPAEWTTSTIYATTTSTITSCAPEVTDCPAKIGQVTTVTVPIGVTVCPVTATETAARAPTGIFTSVPAESIPAGFTTSTVYSTTTSTIASCAPEMTDCAGKIGQVTTVIVPVGVTVCPVTATETAATETAARAPTGIMTSVPVESIPAGYTTSTVYSTATSTIASCAPEMTDCAGKIGQVTTIIVPVGVTVCPITEAFPPATSVPAAPAAVPTGAASVPAVSAVPTGGAGVPAVSAPAVPTGGAGVPAVSTPVVPSGVAGVPAVSAPAVPSGGADVPAVSAPAVPSGGADVPAVPSNGAPGAGVNKVATSSVVSVSSMPFTTITVAKPAASAPGAPGAPGAGVPAESAAVPAGGAPAVPSAVNAPVVPSGAVPTGTGVSVAPSSAASTYSMPAPPAQTEPVTGSEPSEVPVTAGAGRNVVAMGVPALVAALVLAL; encoded by the exons ATGAATGGCAAGTGCAGCGTCGTTGCGTCGGACATCAAGCACTGCcaggagaagggaaagaaggttCTGCTTTCCCTTGATGGTGTCGAGCACATGGGCTCGCGCTTTTCTCTGTCCAGCGAagccaaggccgaggagtTTGCCAGCTTCCTGTGGGGAGCCTTTGGACCCTACGATGCCAAGTGGACGGGACCCCGTCCTTTTGACTTTGCTGGTCACCGCGTCTCGGTTGATGGTTTCAACTTGGATGGCGAGCTCAAGCTCAACGGAG CCGGCGAAGGTGCTTATGCCGCCATGGCCAAGAAGCTTCGTGAGTTGTACAACGGCAACGCCGAGCTCCTTCTTACTGCCGCCCCCGGATGCTCGCTTGATGATGTCAAGATGAAGGCCATCTTCGACAACGCCCAGTTCGATGCCCTGTTCATCCAGTTCTACAACAACCCTAGCTGCGAGGCTGCCTCGGCCTCTGGCTTCAACTACCTCCAGTGGGAGAAGgccatcgccgccggcaTGAGCAAGGAGGCCAAGCTCTTCATCGGTCTTGCTGGAGCTTCTGATGCCGCTGGCTCTGGATATATCGAGCCCCTCGAGGCTGCTGCTCTGATCAACACCTACAAGACCCGCTCCTCTTTTGGCGGTGCCATGGTCTTGGATGCCTTCCGCGGCCAGACTTTGGCCAATGGAATGACTTTCCTCGATGTGATCAACACTGTTGTCTCCTCCGCCGAGGCTGTTGACCTGAGCTCTGAGTTCTGCGAGGACGAGTCTGCCCTTCCCAAGGTCCCCTCCGTCACCGAGGGTTCTGCCGGTGGCTTTTTCACTGTTGCTGACCCTTCCGCCATCACCTCTGGCCCCGTCGTTCTCCCCTCCGGTGGCAGCTCTGTTCTCCCCACCGGTGGTAGCTCTGAAGACGAGGTCTGCGAGGACGAGAATGTCATTCCCAAGGTCCCCTCCGTCACCGATGGCGCTCACGAGGTTAACCCCACCATTGTTGAtacttccatcatcacctctgTCCCCGTCGCTCTCCCCTCTGGCGACCGCTCCGAGATCATTGGCGGCAGCCCCGCTACCGAGGACGACGTCTGCGAAGGCGAAATTATGACCGAGGATCCTCTTCGCTCTGGCGTTGTTCCTAGCGGTGTTATGCCCACCGGTGCCCTTCCTTCCGGTGTCCTTCCCTCTGGCGACCGCTCCGACATCATTGGCGCCATTCCCTCTGGCTCTATTCCCCTTGGCTCTGCTCCCTCTGGCCTCGTTCCCTCTGGCTCTATTCCCCTCGGCTCTGCTCCCTCTGGCCTCGTTCCCTCTGGGTCTATTCCCCTTGGCTCTGCTCCCTCTGGCCTCGTCCCCTCTGGCGCCGTTCCCTCTGGCTCCATTCCCCTTGGTTCCGTCCCCTCTGGCGACCGCTCCGACATCATTGGCGCTATTCCCTCTGGATCCATTCCCCTTGGCTCCGTCCCCTCTGGCGTTGTTCCTTCTGGTGACCGCTCCGAGATTATTGGCAGCCCTGCTGATGAGGACGACGTTTGCGAAGGCGAGGACCCTGTTCGCTCTGGCCTTGTCCCCTCTGGTGCCGTTCCCACTGGCGACCGCTCCGACATCATTGGCGCTATTCCCTCTGGCTCCATTCCCCTTGGCTCTGCTCCCTCTGGCCTCGTTCCCTCTGGCGCTGTTCCTTCTGGTGACCGCTCTGAGATCATTGGTGCTATTCCCTCTGGCTCCATTCCCCTTGGCTCCGTTCCCTCTGGCGCCGTCCCCTCTGGTGACCGCTCCGAGATCATTGGCGCTATTCCCTCTGGCTCCATTCCCCTTGGCTCTGCTCCCTCTGGCGCCGTTCCCTCTGGCCTCGTTCCTTCTGGCATTGTTCCCTCTGGTGCCGTTCCCTCTGGCGACCGCTCCGAGATCATTGGCAGCCCCGCTGACGAGGACGATTATTGCGAAGGTGAGATTACGCCCGAGGACCCTGTTCGCTCTGGCCTTGTTCCTAGCGGCATTGTTCCGACTGGCGCCGTTCCCACTGGCCTCGTCCCCTCCGGCGGTGTCATCGGCAGCACCGTCCCCGGCGGTGTCATCCCCAGCGGCGTCGCCCCTGGCGGTATTTTGCCCTCCGGTGTCGTTTCCAGCGTTGGCTCCAAGGTAACCGGCCCTATCGATGGCGATAACGTTGCCCTCCCCAGCGTTGGTCTTCCCTCCGGTGGTGTTATTGCTTCCGGTGTTGTTCCTTCCGGCGTTGTTCCCTCCGGTGTCGTTTCCAGCATTGGCTCTAAGGTCACTGGTCCTATCGATGGCGATAACGTTGCCCTCCCCAGCGTCGGTCTTCCCTCCGGTGCTATTGCTTCCGGTGTTATTCCTTCCGGTGTTATTCCTTCCGGCATTGTTCCCTCCGGTGTCGTCTCCAGCATTGGCTCCAAGGTCACTGGCCCTATCGACGGCGATAACGTTGCTCTCCCTAGCGTTGGTCTTCCTTCTGGCGATCTTCCTTCTGGCGTTGTCCCCTCCGGTGTCGTTCCCTCTGGTGTTCTTTCCAGCGTTGGTTCCAAGATCACTGGCCCTATTAATGGCCACAACGTTGCCGTTCCTAGTGCTGGTGTTCCTTCCGGTGTTGTTCCCTCCGGTATCCTTTCCAACGTTGGCTCCAAGGTTACTGGCCCTATCGATGGCAATAACGTTGTCCCTACCGGTATCCTTCCTTCCGGCAGCGTTCCCTCCGGTGTTGTTTCTAGCGTTGTCTCCATGGTCACTGCTGATCCCATTAACGGCGACAAGATTGCTGACCCCTCTGCCGTCACCGCCCCCGCTGAGTGGACCACTTCGACCATCtatgccaccaccacctctacTATCACCAGCTGCGCTCCTGAGGTGACCGACTGCCCTGCTAAGATCGGCCAGGTCACCACTGTTACTGTCCCCATCGGCGTCACCGTCTGCCCCGTTACCGCCACCGAGACTGCCGCCCGCGCTCCTACTGGTATCTTTACCTCGGTCCCCGCCGAGTCGATTCCTGCTGGCTTCACTACCTCGACCGTTTACAGTACCACTACCTCCACCATCGCTAGCTGCGCTCCTGAGATGACCGACTGCGCTGGCAAGATTGGCCAAGTTACTACCGTTATTGTCCCTGTCGGCGTCACCGTTTGCCCCGTTACCGCCACCGAGACTGCCGCTACCGAGACTGCCGCCCGCGCTCCTACGGGCATCATGACCTCGGTCCCCGTCGAGTCGATCCCTGCTGGCTACACCACCTCGACCGTCTACAGCACTgccacctccaccatcgCTAGCTGTGCTCCTGAGATGACCGACTGCGCCGGCAAGATTGGCCaggtcaccaccatcatcgttCCCGTCGGCGTTACCGTCTGCCCCATCACCGAGGCCTTCCCTCCCGCTACCTCGGTCCCCGCCGCTCCCGCCGCTGTTCCTACTGGTGCTGCTAGCGTCCCTGCTGTCTCCGCTGTTCCCACCGGTGGTGCGGGTGTCCCTGCCGTCTCCGCTCCCGCTGTTCCCaccggtggtgctggtgttcCCGCCGTCTCCACCCCCGTTGTTCCCTCCGGTGTTGCTGGTGTTCCCGCCGTTTCCGCCCCCGCTGTTCCCTCCGGTGGTGCTGATGTCCCTGCGGTCTCCGCCCCTGCTGTTCCCTCCGGTGGTGCTGATGTCCCTGCCGTCCCCTCCAACGGTGCCCCCGGCGCTGGTGTTAACAAGGTCGCCACCTCCTCCGtcgtctccgtctcctccatgccattcaccaccatcaccgtcgCCAAGCCCGCCGCTTCCGCCCCCGGTGCTCCCGGTGCCCCTGGTGCTGGTGTCCCCGCCGAGTCCGCGGCTGTGCCCGCCGGTGGTGCCCCTGCCGTTCCCTCCGCCGTCAACGCTCCTGTTGTCCCCAGCGGCGCTGTCCCCACTGGCACCGGCGTCTCGGTTGCTCCCTCTAGCGCTGCCTCCACCTACAGCATGCCTGCGCCGCCTGCTCAGACCGAGCCTGTGACCGGCTCTGAGCCCTCGGAGGTTCCTGTCACTGCTGGCGCCGGACGCAACGTTGTTGCGATGGGTGTCCCTGCTTTGGTGGCTGCTTTGGTTCTTGCTTTGTAA